One stretch of Streptomyces peucetius DNA includes these proteins:
- the soxR gene encoding redox-sensitive transcriptional activator SoxR, with the protein MPQIPEKIHELTVGQLSARSGAAVSALHFYESKGLITSRRTSGNQRRYSRDALRRVAFVRAAQRVGIPLATIREALAELPEERTPDRDDWARLSEAWRSELDQRIKQLGRLRDHLTDCIGCGCLSLETCVLSNPDDVFGEQLTGSRLLPERRRAKSDGA; encoded by the coding sequence GTGCCGCAGATTCCAGAGAAGATCCACGAGCTCACGGTCGGCCAGCTCTCCGCACGCAGCGGCGCCGCCGTGTCCGCCCTGCACTTCTACGAGTCCAAGGGGCTCATCACCAGTCGCCGCACCAGCGGCAACCAGCGCCGCTACAGCAGGGACGCCCTGCGGCGGGTCGCCTTCGTCCGCGCCGCGCAGCGCGTCGGCATCCCCCTCGCCACCATCAGGGAGGCCCTCGCGGAGCTGCCGGAGGAGCGGACGCCCGACCGCGACGACTGGGCCCGGCTCTCCGAGGCCTGGCGCAGTGAACTCGACCAGCGCATCAAGCAGCTCGGCCGGCTCCGCGACCACCTCACCGACTGCATCGGCTGCGGCTGCCTCTCCTTGGAGACCTGCGTCCTGTCCAACCCGGACGACGTCTTCGGCGAGCAGCTGACCGGCTCGCGACTGCTGCCGGAGCGGCGGCGCGCCAAGAGCGACGGGGCCTGA
- a CDS encoding TetR/AcrR family transcriptional regulator has translation MARPRKPLLSRDRIVETASALVDAEGLDAVSTRRLAAELGVSGPSLYNHFRNKDEILDAVADAVSARVDLSMFDEDDGRDWRTALHDWAVSYRAALSAHPNTVPVLARGPGRRPAGLKVADAVFGAMVRSGWPPAHATRIGALMRYFITGSALGSFARGFVDDAAAYDPADYPHLGQAHLLAERQEQIDEGAFETGLRALLDGLALQYEAVRQDSALHGTLRPAPKSG, from the coding sequence ATGGCCCGACCGCGCAAGCCCCTCCTCAGCAGAGACCGCATCGTCGAGACGGCGAGCGCGCTCGTGGACGCCGAAGGGCTCGACGCGGTCTCCACCCGCCGGCTCGCCGCCGAACTGGGTGTCAGCGGCCCCTCTCTCTACAACCACTTCCGCAACAAGGACGAGATCCTCGACGCCGTCGCCGACGCGGTCAGCGCCCGTGTCGACCTGTCGATGTTCGACGAGGACGACGGCCGCGACTGGCGCACCGCCCTGCACGACTGGGCCGTCTCCTACCGCGCCGCCCTGAGCGCCCACCCCAACACCGTCCCGGTCCTCGCGCGCGGACCCGGCCGCCGCCCGGCAGGGCTCAAGGTCGCCGACGCCGTCTTCGGCGCGATGGTCCGCTCCGGCTGGCCGCCCGCGCACGCCACCCGTATCGGCGCGCTGATGCGCTACTTCATCACCGGCTCCGCCCTCGGCTCCTTCGCCCGCGGCTTCGTCGACGACGCCGCGGCCTACGACCCGGCCGACTACCCGCACCTCGGCCAGGCCCATCTGCTCGCCGAGCGCCAGGAGCAGATCGACGAGGGCGCGTTCGAGACGGGTCTGCGGGCGCTGCTCGACGGGCTGGCGCTGCAGTACGAGGCGGTCCGGCAGGACTCCGCCCTGCACGGCACCCTTCGGCCGGCGCCGAAGAGTGGCTGA
- a CDS encoding MaoC family dehydratase: MAEPRIFTSPEELRAGIGEQLGHSDWLEVDQKRIDLFADATGDHQWIHVDPERAASGPFGTTIAHGYLTLSLLPALVPQVLRVEGMKMGINYGTNKVRFPAPVPVGSRLRATAVLQRVEEAGGGVQVTALVTIEREGGDKPVCVAESVSRYFF; the protein is encoded by the coding sequence ATGGCAGAGCCGAGGATCTTCACCTCCCCCGAGGAGCTGCGCGCCGGAATCGGCGAGCAGCTCGGGCACAGCGACTGGCTGGAGGTCGATCAGAAGCGGATCGACCTCTTCGCCGACGCCACGGGTGACCACCAGTGGATCCACGTGGACCCCGAGCGTGCCGCGAGCGGCCCCTTCGGCACGACGATCGCCCACGGCTATCTGACGCTGTCGCTGCTTCCGGCGCTGGTGCCGCAGGTCCTGCGGGTCGAGGGCATGAAGATGGGCATCAATTACGGGACCAACAAGGTCCGTTTCCCCGCCCCGGTACCCGTGGGCTCGCGGCTGCGCGCGACGGCGGTTCTGCAGCGCGTCGAGGAGGCCGGCGGCGGCGTGCAGGTGACCGCCCTCGTCACGATCGAGCGCGAGGGCGGCGACAAGCCGGTGTGCGTGGCGGAGTCGGTGTCCCGCTACTTCTTCTGA
- a CDS encoding acyl-CoA dehydrogenase family protein → MNLELGEERTAVRQLAKDFVAREIAPHVVEWDRAESVDRGIVKKLGAVGFLGLTVDEEYGGSGGDHLSYCLVTEELGRGDSSVRGIVSVSLGLVTKTIAAYGTEDQKRHWLPRLTAGDALGCFGLTEPGTGSDAGSLATRAVRDGDGWVINGSKMFITNGTWADVVLLFARTNDTPGHRGVSAYLVPTDTPGLTRRTVHGKLGLRGQATAELVLEDVRVPDSALLGPEGKGFSIAMSALAKGRMSVAAGCVGIAQAALDAAVGYAGEREQFGRSIAHYQLVQELISDIAVDVDAARLLTWRVADLIERGQEFATAASKAKLFASEAAVRAANNALQVFGGYGYIDEYPVGKLLRDARVMTLYEGTSQIQKLIIGRALTGVSAF, encoded by the coding sequence ATGAACCTGGAGCTCGGTGAGGAGCGGACCGCCGTCCGGCAGCTGGCGAAGGACTTCGTCGCCCGCGAGATCGCCCCGCACGTCGTGGAGTGGGACCGGGCGGAGAGCGTCGATCGGGGCATCGTGAAGAAGCTCGGTGCGGTCGGCTTCCTCGGGCTCACCGTCGACGAGGAGTACGGCGGCTCCGGCGGCGACCACCTCTCCTACTGCCTCGTCACGGAGGAGCTCGGCCGCGGGGACTCCTCGGTGCGCGGCATCGTCTCCGTGTCACTGGGCCTCGTCACCAAGACCATCGCGGCCTACGGCACCGAGGACCAGAAGCGCCACTGGCTGCCCCGGCTCACCGCCGGCGACGCGCTCGGCTGTTTCGGTCTCACCGAGCCCGGCACCGGGTCGGACGCGGGCAGCCTCGCCACCCGGGCCGTCCGGGACGGCGACGGCTGGGTGATCAACGGCTCCAAGATGTTCATCACCAACGGCACCTGGGCCGATGTGGTGCTGCTGTTCGCCCGGACGAACGACACGCCCGGCCACAGGGGCGTCTCCGCCTACCTCGTCCCCACCGACACCCCCGGTCTCACCCGCCGCACCGTCCACGGCAAGCTCGGGCTGCGCGGCCAGGCCACCGCCGAGCTGGTGCTCGAGGACGTCCGGGTGCCGGATTCCGCCCTGCTCGGCCCCGAGGGCAAGGGCTTCTCCATCGCCATGTCCGCCCTCGCCAAGGGCCGGATGTCGGTTGCGGCGGGCTGCGTCGGCATAGCGCAGGCGGCCCTCGACGCCGCGGTCGGCTACGCCGGGGAACGCGAACAGTTCGGCAGGTCCATCGCGCACTACCAGCTGGTCCAGGAGCTGATCAGCGACATCGCCGTCGACGTGGACGCCGCCCGGCTGCTGACCTGGCGCGTCGCCGACCTGATCGAGCGCGGCCAGGAGTTCGCCACAGCGGCGTCCAAGGCGAAGCTGTTCGCCTCGGAAGCCGCCGTGCGCGCCGCCAACAACGCCCTCCAGGTCTTCGGCGGCTACGGGTACATCGACGAGTACCCCGTCGGCAAGCTGCTGCGCGACGCCCGTGTGATGACCCTCTACGAGGGCACCAGCCAGATCCAGAAGCTCATCATCGGCCGCGCGCTGACCGGCGTCTCGGCGTTCTGA
- a CDS encoding TetR/AcrR family transcriptional regulator, with the protein MSAADETADRAADEEKPWDEVTPEAARKLLVAAVEAFAERGYHATTTRDIAGRAGMSPAALYIHYKTKEELLHRISRIGHDKALEILGAAYDSGSTPTERLAGAVRSFVRWHAGRHTTARVVQYELDALSEAHRTEIFGLRRQSDAVVRRILSEGVETGEFDVPDVPGTTVAVLSLCIDVARWFNTQGRRTPDEVGALYADLVLRMVSAQKK; encoded by the coding sequence ATGAGTGCGGCGGACGAGACGGCGGACCGGGCGGCCGACGAGGAGAAGCCGTGGGACGAGGTGACCCCGGAGGCCGCGAGGAAACTGCTCGTCGCCGCCGTCGAGGCCTTCGCCGAGCGGGGATACCACGCCACCACCACCCGTGACATCGCCGGCCGCGCGGGCATGAGCCCGGCGGCGCTCTACATCCACTACAAGACGAAGGAAGAGCTGCTCCACCGGATCAGCCGGATCGGGCACGACAAGGCCCTCGAGATCCTGGGCGCCGCCTACGACAGCGGCAGCACACCCACCGAGCGGCTCGCCGGTGCTGTGCGCTCCTTCGTCCGCTGGCACGCCGGCCGGCACACCACCGCCCGAGTGGTGCAGTACGAGCTGGACGCGCTCAGCGAGGCGCACCGCACCGAGATCTTCGGGCTGCGCAGGCAGAGCGACGCCGTGGTGCGCCGCATCCTCAGTGAGGGGGTCGAGACGGGCGAGTTCGACGTGCCGGACGTGCCCGGCACCACGGTCGCCGTGCTCTCCCTCTGCATCGACGTGGCGCGCTGGTTCAACACCCAGGGCCGCCGGACGCCCGACGAGGTCGGCGCGCTCTACGCCGACCTCGTGCTGCGCATGGTGAGCGCTCAGAAGAAGTAG